CGGACCCGGTACCGCGCGGGAGGCGGCGGCGGAGGTCGCGGCCGGGACCGCCGCCGGTCGGCCGGTCGGACCGGCGGCGGACACCTGGGCGCTGGGCGCGCTGCTCCACCGGGCGCTGACCGGCGGGCCGTTGCTGCCGGAGCAGGACGCCGCGCACCAGGGCCGGGTGCGCCCCGCCGACCGGCGGACGCTGCCGGGGCCCTCGAAGGCCGGACCGGCGAAGGAGTTGGGCCCGCTCGGCCCGCTGGTGCTGCGGCTGCTGGCGGTGGACCCGGAGGCGCGTCCGGCCCTCGCCGAGGTGCAGGAGGAACTGCGCAGACTGCTGCTCCGGGCTCCGGAGCCGGTGGACCAGGACGCGGTGTCGGCCGTGGCCGAACTGCTGCCGCCGCCCCGCCGGGCGGCCCTCGGCGGTCGCCGCCGGACCGGGGCAGGGCCCGGGGGAGCACTGTCGGCGGAGCCGTCGGAAACCCGGCACCACCACGCCGCACCGGCACGGCACCCGGCCCGACTGGGCGCGGTACTGGTCGGCGGAATCCTGGTGCTGGTCCTGTTGCTGCTCGTGGCCGTGGTGCTGGCGGCCGGCTGAGTACCGATACGGGGTCGATCCCCGGCCCCGCCGTTCCGGATCGGCCGCCTGTTCCCTAGTCTGTCCATCAGGAGTACGGGAACATGCGCGGCGTCTGAGTCCTGCCGCAGGCCGACCGGCACTGGCGGGGATCGGGCAAGGGGGAGCACGAGTGGGCACGGAAGAAGGTTCCGCCGTGGAGTCGGTCCAGGGCGGCACGCCGCCGACGGGGGCAGTGGTCGGTGCGCCGGACCGGATGCTGGCCGGGCGCTACCGGCTGGGCGCGCGGCTCGGCCGCGGCGGCATGGGCACGGTCTGGCGGGCCACCGACGAGATGCTCGACCGCGAGGTCGCGGTCAAGGAGCTCTCGGTCGGCCATCTCGCCGAGGAGGACCTGCAGATCGTCCACTCCCGGATGAAGCAGGAGGCCCGCGCGGCCGCGCGGATCAAGCACCCCGGCGTGATCGTCATCCACGACGTCCTGCAGCAGGACGGCAAGCCGTGGATCGTGATGGAGCTGATCGACGGCCGCTCGCTGGCCGAACTGGTGGAGCAGGACGGCACGCTGAACCCGCGTGAGGCCGCCGACATCGGCGCGCAGGTGCTGGCCGCGCTGCACCGGGGCCACCAGGCGGGGGTGATCCACCGCGATGTGAAGCCCGCCAACGTGCTGCTGGAGCACGGCACCGGACGGGTGGTGCTCACCGACTTCGGCATCGCCACCTACGAGGGCGACTCGGCGCTGACCCGGACCGGCGACCTGGTCGGCTCGCCGGACTACCTCGCGCCGGAGCGGGTCCACGGTTCGCGTCCCGGACCGGCCTCGGACCTGTGGGCCCTGGGGGCGACGCTGTTCGCGGTGGTCGAGGGCGAGTCGCCGTTCCGCCGCGACTCGCCGCTGACCACGCTCACCGCCGTGGTCACCGACCCGCTGCCGGAGCCGAGGAACGCCGGGGCGCTGACGCCGGTGCTGCAGGCCATGATGGTCAAGGAGCCGAGCGAGCGGCCCGGCGCGCCCGAGGTCATCCGGATGCTGCGCGGCATCGCGGACGGCGACACCGTCAGCATCCAGCAGCGGCCCAACCCGCTGCGGAGCCCCACCGCCATGGTGCCGCTGGTGGACCGGCGCGAGCACACGCCGACCCCGCCGATCCAGGTCGAGCCGACCCGGCCCACCCAGCCGATGGCGCCGCCGCAGCCGGAGGCCGCCGAGGCGCTGCTCCCCGAGACCGGGCGGCCGACCCCGGCCACAGCTGCCACCACGGTCGGCAAGGCTGCTGCCGAGGCCGGGCAGTCCCGGGACCGAGACCGGTCCCGGCGCCGCCGTCGGCGGATCTGGCCCTGGCTGGTGCTGGCCGGGCTGCTGGCCGGGCTGGCGGGCGGTGGCCTGACCTACGACTTCCAGGTGCTGCGGCACCGGAGTTCGGCATCGACTGCGGACCCTGCGGGGACCGGGCAGCCCCGGGTGTCCGCAAAGCCCTCCGTGTCCGCCTCCGGCGGGACGAGTTCGGCATCACCGGTGCCGGTGGTGCAGCCCGGCTACACCCTGGTCCACGACCCCTACGGCTTCTCGTTCCCGCTGCCGGTCAGCACGCCGCCGTTCGAGCGCCAGCCGAACACCAGTCCGTTCAAGATCGACTACTTGGCGGACAACGGAACCGAGACGTACCTGATCCGCTTCTCGGTGATCCAGGGGCAGCCGATGACGCCCATGGAGCACATAGCGGACATGCGCAGCACCAACGCCGACCCCAGCCTCCAGGTGAACCAACAGCCGCAGGCGGACGTCTTCGACGGCTACTCCGGCGCGACCTGGGGCTGGACCTACGAGAAGCCCCTCCCCGGCGGAGGCCTCCAGTTGCACCAGGCGAGGGAGCAGCTCTTCCGCGACAACAAGGGCACCGAGTACGCCATCATGATCGACTACCCGCAGTCGGAATGGAACAACGCCTACACCCGCTACGTGGCCATCCTCAACGGATTCACGACCTCCTGACCGAGCGCAGGACGCCCCGACCGCTGCCGAGTACGGTGGAACAACGCAGGCAAACCCTCTTCCCAGGGAGCCGGTCATGGTCGTTTCCGCAATTCCCACTCCGGATGTCGTGGTGATCGGGCTGGGGCCGGGCGGCGAAGAGGTTGCCGGACGGCTCGCGGACGCCGGGCTCGACGTGGTCGGCGTCGACGACCGGCTGGTCGGCGGCGAGTGCCCGTACTGGGGCTGCATCCCTTCGAAGATCATGGTCAGGGCCGGCGACCTGGTCGCCGAGGCGCACCGGGTGCCGGGTCGGGCGGGGATCTGCCGGGTGCAGCCCGACTGGCGTCCGGTCGCCCGGACCATCAGGGCCGCCACCGACGACTGGAACGACAAGCTCGCCGTGGACCGGCTGACCTCGCGCGGCGGGCGTTTCCTGCGCGGCACCGGACGGTTGACCGGGCCGCGCGAGGTGACCGTGCTGCACCGCGAGGGCGAGACCGAGACCGAGACGGTGCTGCGCCCGCGCCGGGGCGTGGTGCTGGCGGTGGGCTCCCGGCCGTCCGCGCCGCCCGTTCCCGGCCTGCTGGGGACCCCGTTCTGGACCAACCGCGAGCTGGTGGAGGCCGCCGAGCTGCCGGAGTCGCTGCTGGTGCTGGGCGGCGGTGCGATCGGACTGGAACTGGGACAGGCCTGGCAGCGGATGGGCTGCGCGGTGACCGTGCTGGAGGCGCAGCCGCGGCTGCTGCCGATGGAGGAGCCGGAGACCTCGGAGCTGCTGACGCAGGTGCTCACCACCGAGGGTCTTTCGATCCACACCGGGGCGGAGGCCGCCTCGGTCACCCACCACGACGGACGGTTCACCGTCACCTGCCGCCGGGGCGAGCGCTTCGCCGCCGAGCGGCTGCTGGTCGCCACCGGACGCCGGGTCGACCTGGACCGGGTGGGCGCGGGCGTGCTCGGGGTGCCACCGGGGGCCCGCTCGCTGCCGGTGGACGAGCGGATGCGGGTGCCCGGAGCGCCGGGGGTGTGGGCGGTCGGCGACGCCACCGGCAAGGGCGCGTTCACCCATGTCGCCATGTACCAGGCGGACATCGCGGTGCGGACGGTCCTCGGGCAGGGCGGTCTGTCGGCCGAGTACCACGCGGTGCCGCGGGTGACCTTCACCGATCCGGAGGTCGGCGCCGTCGGGCTGACCGAGGCGCAGGCCCGGACCCTGGGGGCGGCGGTCCGGGTCGGTCGGGCCGATCTCGCCGACACCGCCCGGGCCCTGGTCCACGGCCCCGGCAGCGCGGGCTTCGTCAAGCTGGTCGCGGCCGACGGCGTACTGGTGGGCGCGACCTCGGCGGGCCCGACCGGCGGCGAGGTGCTGGGCCTGCTGACCCTCGCGGTCCGGAGCCGGACGCCGCTGGCCGAGCTGCGGTCGACGATCTGGGCCTACCCGACCTTCCACCGCGCGGTCGGCGCGGCGCTGGCCTCGCTCGACTGACGGCGCCGCCGGTACCGCCTCCGGACCGCGCGGAGCTCAGGGACGGCCGAGGGCGCGGTAGGTCCAGCCGGCCTCCCGCCAGCGCTCGCGGTCCAGGATGTTGCGTCCGTCGATGATCCGGGGCCGGGCCACGGTCGGCAGCAGGGCGACCGGGTCGATGGCGCGGAACTCCTGCCACTCCGTCAGGTGCAGGATGACGTCGGCCCGGTGCGCCGCCCCGACCGGGCTGTCGGCGTAGGCCAGGGTCGGGTACATCTTGCGGGCGTTGTCCATGGCCTTGGGGTCGTAGACGGTCACCTCGGCGCCGAGCAGCTGCAGCCGGGCGGCGACGTTCAGCGCCGGGGAGTCGCGGATGTCGTCGGAGTCGGGCTTGAAGGCCGCGCCCCAGACCGCGACCCGGCGGCCCAGCAGCGATCCGTCGCAGTGCTCGCGGGTGAGTTCGACGACCCGGTCGCGGCGGCGCATGTTGATGGAGTCGACCTCCCTGAGGAAGGTCAGCGCCTGGTCCACGCCGAGCTCGCCGGCCCGGGCCATGAAGGCACGGATGTCCTTGGGCAGGCAGCCGCCGCCGAAACCCAGCCCGGCGTTGAGGAAGCGTCCGCCGATCCGGCTGTCGTAGGAGAGCGAGGTCGACAGCAGCGAGACGTCGGCCCCGGAGGCCTCGCAGACCTCGGCCATGGCGTTGATGAACGAGATCTTGGTGGCCAGGAAGGCGTTGGCAGCGGTCTTGACCAGCTCGGCGGTGGGGAAGTCGGTGACCACCAGCGGGACGCCCGCCTCCAGCAGCCGGGCGTAGACCGCGCGCAGCCGCTGCTCCGCCCCGGGCTCCTGACCGGAGAGGCCGAACACCAGCCGGTCCGGACCGAGGGTGTCCTCGATGGCGAAGCCCTCCCGCAGGAACTCGGGGTTCCAGGCCAGTTGGGCGTCGGCGCCGACCGGCGCCAGCTCGGCCAGCCGCTCGGCGAGCCGGGCCGCGGTGCCCACCGGGACGGTCGACTTGCCGACGACCAGGGCCGGTCGGGTGAGGTGCGGCGCCAGCGAGTCGATGACCGCGTCCACATAGCGGAGGTCGGCCCCGGACTCGCCCTTCTTCTGCGGGGTGCCCACGCAGGAGAAGTGGATGTCACCGAACTCGGCCGCCTCCTGGTAGGAGGTGGTGAACCGGAGCCGGCCGGTGGCCACGTGCTTCGCCAGCAGCTCCTCCAGGCCGGGCTCGTAGAACGGGACCCGGCCGGCCTGGAGTTCGGCGACCTTCTCCGGATCGACGTCGACACCGAGTACCTCGTGGCCGAGCTCTGCCATGCACGCGGCATGGGTGGCGCCGAGGTAGCCGGTGCCGATCACCGTGATCCGGAGCGGGCGGGACTGAGTAGGCACCGGGACGACCCTTTCGTTCGGGCGAACATCGGATGTACAGGGAGAAGATGTGTTCTGATGGTGAAGATCCTGTGGAATCCGGGCTGCTGAGGGCCCCAGAGGTGGTGATGCTACTGCTTCCGTCGGAACGTTCGGACGGCGGTGGCGGGTCTGCGGCCGGCTGCCCGGCGCCGTGGAAATCCGCTCAGCCGCGCGCCATCAGCCGGTCGTACGCGTAGGAGGCGAGGGCCTGCCCGCCGTCGACGGCCAGGGCGTCGCCGGAAGTGGCGCGGTTGTCGGTGGTGCCGGCCACGGTGAAGTAGTCGTAGCGGCCGACGGTGGCATGGGTGAGCGGGCAGCTCACGCCCACGCAGAAGCTCGGGACCGAGCCGCGCACCAGCGACTGGATCTGCCCCTGGTACTGCGGCATGACCGCGGCGGCCTGCTGCGCGGTGTCGAAGACGGCGATGCCGACGGTCACCGCGTTCCGCCCGGAGACGTAGGTGGCCCGCAGCAGTTCCAGGCAGCCGTGCGGCGCGAGGACGTTGCCCAGGCCGCCGGTTGTCCCCTTCCAGCACGGGTTGTCGGTGTTGGTGGCGGCGAGGGTGAAGGTCTGCCCGTCCACGTCGAGGTCGGCGGCGGTGTACAGGGTCGTGGTGGAGAGCGGGGCGGTGTCGGTCCCGACGCTGGAGATCACCTGGAGCGGCGTCAGCGGCGGCGTGGAGGTCGGTGCGGTGCCGCCGGACCGGCTCGCCGGTGCCGACGGGCTCCCGGACGGCCGGTCCGAGGCACCGGCCGAGGCGCCGGCGGAGGCATTGGCGGAGGCGCCGGCGGAGCCACTGGCCGAGGCACTGGCGCCGGCGGAGGCCGAGCCGGTGGCGCCGGTCGGCTGCCCGCCGCCCGGACCCGCGCCGGTCGTGGCCGTCGGCGCCAACCCGTGCAGGCTGCTGCCCCCGCCGTGCTGTCCGCTCCCGCCACCGGCGAACGCCGCCGCCACGGCGCCGAGGGCGACGACGCCCACCAGTGCCGCGGTCACCCCGCCGACCCGCAGCAGCCGGCCCCGGCGCCGCGCCCGCTCGTTGCGGTCCGCCAGCGCCTGCCAGTCGGGCACGTCCGAGGACGGCGGCCGGGCGGGCTGCACGTAGGAGGGGAGGCGGAGCGCGGCCAGATCTTGGGTCGGCGCAGTCTGGGTCGGCGCAGTCTGGCTCGGCGCGGTACGGGGCGGCGCGGCCTGGTCGGGCGGGCCCTGGGGCGGCGCGGTCGGCCTGCCCACGACCGGGGGGCGTCCGCCCGGCCGGGCCGCTGGGGGAGTGCCGTTCGGTATGCCCGTCCGCTCGTCCATGAGGCGAGAGCATAGTGATGCCGGTGGTGCCCGGCGGACGCCCGGGGGGCCGGTCCGGCGACCTGGGAATCCCCGCAGCGGCGGCGCTTTCTTGTTACCCACGGGTATCCAACCGGCCCGAATCCGCTTACGCTGCGGGCTATGGCAGACACGCGTACCAGCACCGGCGCCGACACCCGTAATCCCGTCGCGGAGGCAGGCTCCCGCACCGTCGCCGACGTGGTGACGCCTGCCCTCGTCGCCCGGCTGGCCGCCGGGGTCACCGCGGGCACCACCGGTGCGCCGCCGACCCTGGGCACCAGTCGCAACCCCTTCACCGGCGAGGTGCTGGCAGAGCTCCCCGAGTCCACCCCCGAGGACGTCGCCGCCGCCTTCGACCGGGCCCGCGCCGCCCAGCGCGGCTGGGCGCAGCGCTCCGTGCGCGAGCGCGAGGCGGTGCTGCTGCGCTTCCACGACCTGGTCCTGGCCGAACAGGCCGAACTGCTCGACCTGCTCCAGGCGGAGACCGGCAAGGCCCGCGTCCACGCCTTCGAGGAGGTCAGCGTCGCCGCCGTGGTCTCCCGCCACTACGGGCGCCGCTCGGCCGCCTACCTCAGGCCGCGCCGCCGCAGCGGGGTCTACCCGGTGCTGACCCAGGTCACCGAGGTGCGCCAGCCGAAGGGCGTGGTCGGCCAGATCACGCCCTGGAACTACCCGTTGGCGCTGCTCGTCGACGACGCCATCCCGGCCTTCGCGGCCGGCAACGCGGTCGTCACCAAGCCGGACACGCAGACCGCGCTCGCCCCGCTGCGCGCCCGCGAGCTGATGATCGAGGCCGGACTGCCCGCCGAGGCCTGGCAGATCGTGATCGGCGACGGTCCGGTGGTCGGCCCCGAGGTGGTCGCCCACGCCGACTACGTCTCGTTCACCGGCTCCACCCGCACCGGCCGGGACGTCGCCCAGCGCGCCGCCGCGCGGCTGGTCGCCTCCTCGATGGAGCTCGGCGGCAAGAACGCGATGATCGTGCTGGCCGATGCCGACCTGGACCGGGCGGCCGAGGGCGCGGTCCGCGCCTGCTTCGCCTCCGCCGGCCAGCTCTGCGTCTCCATCGAGCGGCTGTTCGTCGCCCGCGAGGTCGCCGACGCCTTCCTGGAGAAGTTCACCGCCCGGACCCGGGCGCTGCGGCTCGGCAACTCGCTCGGCTGGGGTGCGGACATGGGCTCGCTGGTCTCCGAGCGGCAGTTGGAGAACGTCGTCCGGCACGTCGACGAGGCGGTGCAGAACGGCGCCCGGGTACTGGCCGGCGGCCGGCCCCGGCCCGACGTCGGCCCGCTGTTCTACGAGCCGACCGTCCTGGACGGGGTGGACGCCGCCAGCGCGGTCTGCGCCGAGGAGACCTTCGGGCCGGTGGTCTCGGTCTACCGGTTCGACACCGAGGACGAGGCCGTGGCGCGGGCCAACGACACCCGCTACGGCCTCAACGCCAGTGTCTGGAGCAGCAGTCAGGCGCACGGCCGGCGGATCGCGGCCCGGCTGCAGGCCGGCACCGTCAACGTCAACGAGGCCTATGCCGCGACCTACGGCAGCGCGGCGGCGCCGATGGGCGGGATGGGCGACTCCGGGGTGGGCCGACGGCACGGCTCCGAGGGCATCCTCAGGTACACCGAGGTGCAGACGATCGCGGTGCAGCGGCTGGTCCCGGTGGCCCCGGCCTTCGGCCTGGACGACGAGCGCTTCGCCAAAGTGCTGACCCGCGCCCTGGGCGCGATGAAGGCGCTGCGGCTCCGGTAGTCCGCGCGCACCACCGTTCCAACCGTGGGTTCCACCGAGAGTTCCACCGTCAGTACGGCGGCGCACGCCGCCGGTCGGGTATGTCGGCACCAGTGAATCGGGGAGCAGCGTCGATGGCGAAGGACAGTCAACCGGTGGACGGCGGATCGGTTCCGCAGGCCGAGCCGGGCTACGACTACGACGTGGTCGTGGTCGGCTCCGGCTTCGGCGGTTCGGTCGCCGCGCTGCGGCTGACCGAGAAGGGCTACACGGTCGCGGTGGTGGAGGCCGGCCGCCGGTTCACCCCGGAGAGCCTGCCGAAGAACTCCTGGGACAGCCGCAACTACCTGTGGGCGCCCGCGCTCGGCTGCTACGGCATCCAGCGCTTCCACGTGCTGAAGGACGTGATGGTGCTCGGCGGGGCGGGCGTCGGCGGGGGCTCGCTGAACTACGCCAACACCCTCTATGTGCCGCCGGAGGCGTTCTTCCAGGACCCGCAGTGGAAGTCCATCACCGACTGGGCGGAGGAGCTGGCCCCCTTCTACGACCAGGCCAAGCGGATGCTCGGGGTCCGCACCAACCCCACGGTCACCCCCTCCGACGTGTACCTCAGGGCGTCCGCCGAGAAGCTGGGCTACGGCGACACCTTCCACCTGGCGCCGGTCGGCGTGTTCTTCGGCGACGGACAGGACGCCGGCGGCGCG
The Streptacidiphilus albus JL83 genome window above contains:
- a CDS encoding serine/threonine-protein kinase, producing the protein MGTEEGSAVESVQGGTPPTGAVVGAPDRMLAGRYRLGARLGRGGMGTVWRATDEMLDREVAVKELSVGHLAEEDLQIVHSRMKQEARAAARIKHPGVIVIHDVLQQDGKPWIVMELIDGRSLAELVEQDGTLNPREAADIGAQVLAALHRGHQAGVIHRDVKPANVLLEHGTGRVVLTDFGIATYEGDSALTRTGDLVGSPDYLAPERVHGSRPGPASDLWALGATLFAVVEGESPFRRDSPLTTLTAVVTDPLPEPRNAGALTPVLQAMMVKEPSERPGAPEVIRMLRGIADGDTVSIQQRPNPLRSPTAMVPLVDRREHTPTPPIQVEPTRPTQPMAPPQPEAAEALLPETGRPTPATAATTVGKAAAEAGQSRDRDRSRRRRRRIWPWLVLAGLLAGLAGGGLTYDFQVLRHRSSASTADPAGTGQPRVSAKPSVSASGGTSSASPVPVVQPGYTLVHDPYGFSFPLPVSTPPFERQPNTSPFKIDYLADNGTETYLIRFSVIQGQPMTPMEHIADMRSTNADPSLQVNQQPQADVFDGYSGATWGWTYEKPLPGGGLQLHQAREQLFRDNKGTEYAIMIDYPQSEWNNAYTRYVAILNGFTTS
- a CDS encoding dihydrolipoyl dehydrogenase family protein; translation: MVVSAIPTPDVVVIGLGPGGEEVAGRLADAGLDVVGVDDRLVGGECPYWGCIPSKIMVRAGDLVAEAHRVPGRAGICRVQPDWRPVARTIRAATDDWNDKLAVDRLTSRGGRFLRGTGRLTGPREVTVLHREGETETETVLRPRRGVVLAVGSRPSAPPVPGLLGTPFWTNRELVEAAELPESLLVLGGGAIGLELGQAWQRMGCAVTVLEAQPRLLPMEEPETSELLTQVLTTEGLSIHTGAEAASVTHHDGRFTVTCRRGERFAAERLLVATGRRVDLDRVGAGVLGVPPGARSLPVDERMRVPGAPGVWAVGDATGKGAFTHVAMYQADIAVRTVLGQGGLSAEYHAVPRVTFTDPEVGAVGLTEAQARTLGAAVRVGRADLADTARALVHGPGSAGFVKLVAADGVLVGATSAGPTGGEVLGLLTLAVRSRTPLAELRSTIWAYPTFHRAVGAALASLD
- a CDS encoding UDP-glucose dehydrogenase family protein, which encodes MPTQSRPLRITVIGTGYLGATHAACMAELGHEVLGVDVDPEKVAELQAGRVPFYEPGLEELLAKHVATGRLRFTTSYQEAAEFGDIHFSCVGTPQKKGESGADLRYVDAVIDSLAPHLTRPALVVGKSTVPVGTAARLAERLAELAPVGADAQLAWNPEFLREGFAIEDTLGPDRLVFGLSGQEPGAEQRLRAVYARLLEAGVPLVVTDFPTAELVKTAANAFLATKISFINAMAEVCEASGADVSLLSTSLSYDSRIGGRFLNAGLGFGGGCLPKDIRAFMARAGELGVDQALTFLREVDSINMRRRDRVVELTREHCDGSLLGRRVAVWGAAFKPDSDDIRDSPALNVAARLQLLGAEVTVYDPKAMDNARKMYPTLAYADSPVGAAHRADVILHLTEWQEFRAIDPVALLPTVARPRIIDGRNILDRERWREAGWTYRALGRP
- a CDS encoding succinic semialdehyde dehydrogenase, translated to MADTRTSTGADTRNPVAEAGSRTVADVVTPALVARLAAGVTAGTTGAPPTLGTSRNPFTGEVLAELPESTPEDVAAAFDRARAAQRGWAQRSVREREAVLLRFHDLVLAEQAELLDLLQAETGKARVHAFEEVSVAAVVSRHYGRRSAAYLRPRRRSGVYPVLTQVTEVRQPKGVVGQITPWNYPLALLVDDAIPAFAAGNAVVTKPDTQTALAPLRARELMIEAGLPAEAWQIVIGDGPVVGPEVVAHADYVSFTGSTRTGRDVAQRAAARLVASSMELGGKNAMIVLADADLDRAAEGAVRACFASAGQLCVSIERLFVAREVADAFLEKFTARTRALRLGNSLGWGADMGSLVSERQLENVVRHVDEAVQNGARVLAGGRPRPDVGPLFYEPTVLDGVDAASAVCAEETFGPVVSVYRFDTEDEAVARANDTRYGLNASVWSSSQAHGRRIAARLQAGTVNVNEAYAATYGSAAAPMGGMGDSGVGRRHGSEGILRYTEVQTIAVQRLVPVAPAFGLDDERFAKVLTRALGAMKALRLR